A genomic window from Tachyglossus aculeatus isolate mTacAcu1 chromosome 9, mTacAcu1.pri, whole genome shotgun sequence includes:
- the CCDC121 gene encoding LOW QUALITY PROTEIN: coiled-coil domain-containing protein 121 (The sequence of the model RefSeq protein was modified relative to this genomic sequence to represent the inferred CDS: inserted 2 bases in 1 codon; deleted 1 base in 1 codon), translating into MDSRPEAAPQSEQQKLQANVRLLEELERELGRARAQRKQLQEDNAQLQAEAQRLRAESRALPALLAGRARRAQGEPLSLWDQHRRQLEEIRGQRRELLDDYEARGAALRAQLLRREADLARLRRELQALEPVRGLKERQSRRVRRLQREEREVRAETAARLLEARGRFLREKEALERRVTRAGPGPGGEEASARQGERALELEAEQAVRELAQRLQGENHRLREQLLQLVRQARALQARREGLREQKRRLERERWCLEAATRGRRRLWERSSLRLRGQGRXQGPCFPSRPPNKGQPVVTDPIVTLGLPAYGAVPGCFSFNRPQANLVKTLVTGKAQSIT; encoded by the exons ATGGACAGCAGGCCGGAGGCCGCTCCGCAGTCGGAGCAGCAGAAGCTCCAAGCGAACGTGCGGCTGCTGGAGGAGCTGGAGCGCGAGCTGGGCCGAGCGCGGGCGCAACGGAAGCAGCTGCAGGAGGACAACGCACAACTGCAGGCGGAAGCGCAACGGCTCCGAGCCGAGAGCCGGGCTCTGCCGGCCCTCCTGGCCGGCCGGGCCCGGCGGGCCCAAGGGGAGCCCCTGAGCCTGTGGGACCAGCACCGGCGGCAACTGGAGGAGATCCGGGGGCAGAGGCGGGAGCTGCTCGACGACTACGAGGCCCGGGGGGCGGCTCTGCGGGCCCAGCTGCTGCGACGGGAGGCGGACCTGGCCCGGCTCCGCCGCGAACTCCAGGCTCTGGAGCCCGTGAGGGGGCTGAAGGAAAGGCAGTCGCGGCGGGTGCGGCGGCTCcagcgggaggagcgggaggtcAGAGCCGAGACGGCCGCACGACTCCTGGAGGCCCGGGGCCGGTTCCTGCGGGAGAAGGAGGCCCTGGAGAGACGGGTGACGAgggcgggcccggggccgggaggAGAGGAAGCGAGCGCGAGGCAGGGGGAGCGGGCCCTGGAACTGGAAGCGGAGCAGGCCGTCCGAGAGCTCGCTCAGCGGCTCCAAGGCGAGAACCACCGTCTGCGggagcagctgctgcagctggTGCGGCAGGCCCGGGCGCTGCAGGCCCGTCGGGAAGGGCTGCGGGAACAGAAGCGGCGGCTGGAGCGGGAGCGCTGGTGCCTGGAAGCCGCTACCCGAGGGAGACGGCGTCTCTGGGAGAGATCCAGCCTCCGTCTGAGAGGGCAGGGCCG TCAGGGGCCGTGCTTTCCGTCCCGTCCACCAAAC AAGGGTCAACCCGTCGTCACCGACCCGATAGTCACCCTGGGCCTCCCTGCTTACGGTGCTGTCCCGGgctgcttttcattca ACAGACCCCAGGCAAATTTGGTCAAGACGCTCGTGACAGGGAAAGCTCAGAGCATCACTTGA